From one Dyella sp. 2HG41-7 genomic stretch:
- a CDS encoding SRPBCC family protein, whose product MTELLSPDALVSQQLDHAVTLPARFYTDTRMPPLDASTIFARSWQLVCHQSQLAGVGDHVVTEIAGLPLLVVRSDPSSIRAFHNVCRHRAGPIATCDGRGAQNLRCRYHGWTYGLDGVLRGAPEMGRTPDFNPSDIRLPEVRVHVWQGLVFVAIADAPPFEEFVAGIDTRLGAHRALDGYEFHHRASYDVACNWKVYVDNYLEGYHVPHIHPGLNSLLDYRSYITETAEWYSFQFSPLESGDDLYGSGEALYYFLYPNAMLNILPGRLQTNRVLPLGVDRCRVEFDFYYAPDSSQEAQARRAKDIEFSDEVQDEDVTMCEDVQRGLASGSYEAGRLNPLRENAVHHFHEMVRRAYRDSLGRA is encoded by the coding sequence ATGACTGAATTACTTTCGCCCGACGCACTCGTTTCGCAGCAGCTCGATCACGCCGTTACGTTACCGGCGCGTTTCTATACCGACACGCGCATGCCGCCGCTGGACGCATCGACGATCTTCGCGCGCAGCTGGCAATTGGTGTGTCATCAATCGCAATTGGCTGGCGTGGGCGATCATGTCGTCACCGAGATCGCGGGATTGCCGTTGCTGGTGGTGCGCAGCGATCCATCCAGCATCCGCGCATTTCATAACGTGTGCAGGCATCGCGCTGGGCCGATCGCGACATGCGACGGACGCGGCGCGCAAAACCTGCGCTGTCGTTATCACGGCTGGACATACGGTTTGGACGGCGTGCTGCGCGGCGCGCCGGAAATGGGGCGTACCCCGGATTTCAATCCGTCGGATATTCGCCTTCCCGAGGTTCGAGTCCACGTGTGGCAAGGGTTGGTATTTGTCGCTATTGCCGACGCGCCGCCATTTGAGGAATTTGTCGCCGGGATCGATACACGTCTTGGTGCACATCGCGCGCTGGACGGTTACGAATTCCATCATCGCGCCAGTTACGACGTGGCCTGCAACTGGAAGGTCTACGTAGACAATTACCTTGAAGGCTATCACGTGCCGCACATCCATCCTGGATTGAATAGCTTGCTCGATTACCGCAGCTACATCACCGAAACGGCCGAGTGGTATTCGTTCCAATTCAGTCCGCTCGAAAGCGGCGACGATCTCTACGGCAGCGGCGAAGCGCTGTATTACTTCCTGTATCCCAATGCGATGCTCAATATCTTGCCGGGGCGATTGCAGACCAATCGCGTGCTTCCCCTTGGCGTAGATCGGTGTCGGGTGGAGTTCGATTTCTATTACGCGCCGGACAGCAGTCAGGAAGCGCAAGCGCGGCGCGCCAAGGACATCGAGTTCAGCGACGAAGTGCAAGACGAGGACGTGACCATGTGCGAAGACGTGCAGCGTGGGCTTGCCTCGGGTTCTTACGAAGCAGGGCGGTTGAATCCGCTGCGCGAAAACGCCGTGCACCATTTTCATGAAATGGTGCGCCGTGCGTATCGCGACTCGCTTGGTCGCGCATGA